Genomic segment of Triticum aestivum cultivar Chinese Spring chromosome 6A, IWGSC CS RefSeq v2.1, whole genome shotgun sequence:
TGTCGCTGTCTGGAGAACCCAGTATACAGGCCAGTGGGTCCTCCATGAGGTTCCCAAATGATCCCTACAAACATGAAGAGAAGAATGATGTTGCTTTGATTTGCTTCGGTAGTATGGATGCAAAAAAGGCATAAACTTTTGCAAGCAAAAGGATGCATAGATTTCCCTCCATAAAACAAGGATGCCTCTTTATGTTCTGAGTTCTTAAAACCCGCAAGATCAGTTGTAAGTCGCATTTTTTACCGTTGTCTGGACAGACATTGTTTTGTCCTTATCCACTGAGTTGTTTGCTTCAATCTCCTTCATCCTTTCCAGATAGGTGCTGTCAACATACGAGTAACGTTGGCGCCACCGGAAAAGTAATCTATCCTGGTATTGATCAGTGTAGAGATTCTCGGCAAAGAAATGCTTTTTTACAGCTTCAACTGATAATTTTTCATCACTATGCTTAGTAAGTATTCTGCAAGTGAAACGAGCAGTTAGCTAGTACACTTGACACAGATTTTTTTTAGCTAATAGCTATTATGATTTAGCAAACCACACATATTAGCGAGCTCCATTTTCAAGCGCTCAAAGGGCTCCTCTTCACGGCCCAATATGTATAGGCTAGTTGCATGCAATGATTCATAATATATCATCTTCCCTGCAGTCAAACCAACACCTGGAATATTGCTCCATCAGATTAGCATCTCACTAAAAAAAAGTTTAATGCAAGCACAAGACCAAATACGACTCAATTCATCGAATAATTTTGAAGGTCGTGCCCAAGGTTTATTTCCCTAGACCTGTTTTCTGCCAGGCCAGGAGAAATATGCTAGCAGCTAGCAGGTTCAGTTTAATCTAAATTTTGAAAGACCATCTACTGCTGCAAGTATCTAACAGACTACATGCTTCCTCAATTACGCCAAGTTGTTTTTACAGTAAACATATAGTGTACTTAAATGAACAAAACTGAGCATGGCTATTGTTCCACAGTAGCCAACATGTGCCCTTCCAATTGAATTTTGGAATATAAATAATGAAAGCAACCTTGCAGAAGTTCAATAACTAGTACATATCGTTAACGTGCCCTAAAAATTGTTTCTAATTCCCAGGCGAGCGCTAACTGGATATCGATTCAATTTTAACAATTCAAAGGAATGAAAAAACAATTATGTAACACTAGTTCTCAGCTAAATTGGCTGGAAAGTTGTATTGGCCTTGGAACAGGACATCTTTAATAACTTGGAAATATAAAGCTTGCATATGCATTTGCATGCCACTATTAATATACAAGGGCCAGTACCAGGTTCATAGTCTTACCAGCAGAAAAACCAAGCCTGAATAGTCGAGGCATAGGTTGACCCCCAACAATTTTATGTACTGCAAAAGAAGAAAATATATAAGCATGTGTGGTACCAACAGTAAACCTCTCCAAGGAAGCTCGACAGTTATGCAACTTTATTTTATACAAGAACCCATCATAGAGATAAATATTCCAGAAACTAAACAACAATGGTATATATGTGAAGGAGACAAGGTGTGGCGGGAAAACGTAAAAAGGAATATCAACATCCTTCATGAGTTGTTTAATGGGAACACATGATAATAGCATAAGAAAAACAGTGTGTACTGGTTATGAGAAAGGGGGAAATGATGATCTTCCCATTTGAACAGACACCATTCCTCGGAGGATACGCGGTCCTTTGGAAGGTTGGAAGAGGTCAAGAGGCTATTATTTCTTCGAAGAGAGAACTGCCATAGACATCAAGAAGGGACTGCCCTGGACTGGCTCTTGCATAGACATCAAGAAGGGACTCGGAACAGACAGTGCTCTAATTTGGTTCTAATAGCCGCAATTCACATCCTTTTAAAACACACGCAAATTTAAGCACCATTCTGTTAAGTGGATTCATAGCACAATTGTAAAGTATGAAGCAGCAATTTGATAGCAAATGGCATCACAGATCCACGAGAGAGTCACCTTGGCCAGAAGCGAACGCTCCAACGAGACTGACCACCGCAGAGGTCGCGGTGTAGCTCAGGTTCGAGAACAGCATGCAGGCCCGGAGCAGCGCGTCCTCCGTCTGGGTCACGTTGCcctgaagcagcagcagcagcagcacacccAGACCCACAAGATCAATAGGCCATCACCTCGAAGAAAAAAACAACAGTTGGGGCGGGGGGCGCCCATTGCGAACCTTGGCCCGGATGGAGACCTCCAGCTCCCGCATCGCCTCTCCCTTCTgcaatcagagagagagaagaaacgcCCGTCATTCCTACGGCGACCGGCGCCGAGAAGGAGGAAAGGAGACCTTGAAAGGAGCAGGAAGGGAATTTATGGGGAAGATCCGGCGAACCTTGCCCATCACTTGCCCCCACATGCCCTTCAACGTCGTCGCCATCTCCGCGCCGCGCGGCGCCTTTTTGCTCTAGGGGTCCGGGAAGGAAGACGGGAAGAGGAaccgaggaagaagaagcataTTGGGATTTAATTAGGACTAAAAAAACTAATCTACACGGGCCGAGGTTATTGGATCGCAGTTGTTGTTGGAGGATTTCGAGCCTTCGAGAGGGGTTCTTCGGCCGGCCCGTAAATTCTGATagtttttttttttcctttttagagaaaaaaaaaacgccccccccccccccctaaaaaaagagaaaaaaaacgctGTTAGCTGGGAAAAGTATCCTTCTCAAAAAAAATTGGAAATAGTATCCGGTGCACCTATAATTACTCCCAAGAAAATTTTCATGTATCTTTTTTTTGCAGGGACACACATCATGTATCTGCATCACACAAGATTTCAAATCTAAATGTACCAGACAACTCcagaaacagaaaagagaaatCTGGCACTGGATAGTGTCTATCTCGTGCCCTTTTTTATTCAAAAGATTCCAGAGGATTTTTTGGAGGTTATGATCCTTACAATTTTTCTCTACGAGGAGCATTTGTTTCGTAAGATTGCAAAGACAGAATTCATCTGCACTAAATTTTATTGGAACCATTCATCCATTCCAACATCTTATGGCCTTTTTTATTTGCATGATTACAAATCGCATGAATGAAAAAACACCATTGCAATGTTGTGCATATttgttttttacatgttttttttcCTAAATTGGTTGTACCTCGGGAAAAGGGACTCGTTCAATGAAGTTTGAGTGGGCAATTTTCTTCTGTGAAATCTAGTGCAAAAGGAATCATCATAGACATATATTGATTAGATCTTACAAATCAAACAACCCATGTAGGAAAATTACAATGGATTCCTATCCTCCAATTTTTCTATTAAAATCTTGAAGCGATCAAATATAATTTATTCGAGATGTGACACTCGTTCATGCTAAAAAAATGAGTGCCTCATTGTTGATCAGGAAGTTAGGTTTTAACCTGAAAGTTGGCCAAAAAAATCTCACATCATGCTAAATATTGTTGAACGCATCTCGATAAGAAATTACTCCCTCTGATTGGAAAAAAAGTCACAACTTTGAACTAAGGTTCGTCAGCCTTAGTTCAAAAAATGCGACACTTTTTTTTATCGAGAGAGTGTTAGAGTACATAAGCAAACATGGGGAAGCTACACCTAGGTTGGTTTAGCCAAAGCCCCACCCTCACTCTAATCATGCCTTTTGAGGATTCATGTGTATCAAAAGATTGTCCGATTATGTTGTTGATTCGACCAATACATTGTCAATAGTAGATCCTCTTTTAGGTTGGTTCTGTTTAATTTCTCCCTTTTACACCCCCAATAAATATAAAGTCAACCTACACAAATGATACATCGGTCGACTCTTAGTCTTACCACATACGATGATTTGCTAGtgtggaggggagaggaggagagatGTCAATAGAAATAGTTGTTGGTTAACAGTTGAACTAAGAGTCAAAGGAGTCAATCTGAATTACAATTTGTTCCCGTAGAGGTTATCTCATATATTCTCTCGTGTCATCCTTTTTATTATTATCTCCGTTCGGAAATTTGAACTAAAATCACGTTAGTTATTCCCAAACGGAGAGAGTATTAACTTCGGATGACACGTAGAGTTATAAGAGTCAAATACTAAATTCTCGTACATTTAATAATTCGTTGCGTGGGTATCTCTGCGTATATCATGCAATTCCCACCAGCAAACAACGGGGCGCTAAGATCGATCATATGGAAGCCCTGGGCGCCGGGGAAGATGAAGCTCTTCTCTTGGCTACTGCATCTCAACCGGCTGTGGTGCAATGACCGGCTGCAGCATCGCAGCTGGGAAATGGGTATTTCTGCCAGCCCTGTTTAAGGAACCTCGAGTCTTCCTACCATCTGTTTTGGGAGTGCACATTGTCCTTGCAAGTTTGGACTCAGGCGTCGACCTGGAAGGGCGCAACTGGGAGGCTGCGGGCTGCACCACAACCAGGGTTCAGGATCTCATCCGCCGCGCGGCGCCGGGACAGGAGAGAAAAGCCATCAAATCAATCATCATCCTAATCACTTGGGAAATCCGGCAAGAACGAAGTGGATGCACTTTCAGGGGAAAGATGGCCTGCACGGCTGATATCCTTGGCAGAATCAGGGCTAATTTGGATTTGTGGCGTCTGGCAGGGACTAAGAGCCCAGAGCATCCCTTCTGGGACCAAATTGGGAAATAGAGGCAGTCGTTTCTTAGTGGTGTTGTTGTATCTTTTTCTTTCCTCCATATGATCACTTGATCAAACAATGTTTTCCGCTCTCTTCTGCTAAATCAATGAATGCCAGCAGCATGCTGGATCTTTCAAAGAAAACATTTAATAATTTGTTTACCGCTCGGGATTTCATCCTCACCTCCTAAATTTGAAAAGACGCAGCACTATATGTGACCATTCCCATGATCACATGGCAAGCCCTTGTCTGGCCAAACTAGCCTTCGGTCTTACAATGATGTCTAACATGTTCAAAGAAAGTGTACTGTACTCTGTAGAGGACCAGATGGTACTTTGCTCCACATAGATCCTTATGTACTTGATAGGTTGCTCCCATGAATATTTGATCAATTTGCTATGTCTAATTTGGTTTGTTCAATATGGTGCAGCTTTTCTCTGCTGTAAATTGCTGGCTTAAGTGCATGCTGCTTGACCCTTATAACCAGACGGACCATCCAGAATGCAAGTCAAGGCCAGATAGTGGTCTTTCTGCGATTACAGAGTTGGACCCTGGTTATATAACAGGTAAACTCTATACCTTAGATATTTTCTAGTACTGGTTTCATATTATGTAGCACTTGATCATCTGTAGTGTGATCTTCTATTATCTTTGACATTCCATTACTTTCACAAACTTTGAGCAAAAGTGACCAAAATTATGAACAGCTATGGCATCCGATGATGTTGTAATTACTGGGTTGCCCAGTTGTAGTTACTAGTCAGGAATGGATCATATTCTTAATTCTGTTCTAAGCTTTACATTGCATAATATTTTTGATTTGCTTGCCTCATTCTCTCACAATACTTATCTTAGTGCAATGGAGAAAAACACGATCATCCATGGGTGTAACTGTTCTTGTTCAATCTAATGAAGAGCAGACGATACAGTTGACTGTTCTCAACCATTTGAAAAGAACCCATGTATTTTGTTCCTTGAATGGATGGCAACCTCCTATATTTACTTTCATTGACATAACATTCCATGGTATGAGAGAGACCCAGGCCCAACAAAAAAGATGTCCAACTAAAGCCCATGTAGAATAAGAGTAAACAGTTGGGTTTAGTTCCACCTTGCTAGTTCGGAGGGAGCTATACCAAACATATAAACCAAAATGTCAAACGTATATTAACCCTGGATTAACCCTTTTGCACAAGTGAGGAATAAAGTGTAACCGGGGTAGTGTGACAGTGTGGTTCATCCGAAGTGGGCAGGTCTAAGCATATTTAGGCTGGAATGCTACACATTTTTCCTAAGTTAGGAATTCCCCATGTTATTcctaaaaagaagaaagaaagtatTGCCCACATTTATAATTTTCATGTTTGTTAGTATATTATCAAACCGTCCATTCTTTGTTCATGGAAAAGATAGAAAGAGCAATGTTCGATTTTTAAATGTACTCATGTGGTATTATTGACAAGGTTTCAGGTCCTCTTTCTTCAATATGGAAAGAATGGGTCAAATGGTGTGTAGACTTTGGTATTGAAGCTAATGCTATCATCGCTGTTCCATACGATTGGAGGCTACCCCCATCGATGCTTGAGGAGAGGGATCTGTACTTTCATAAATTAAAGTTAGTAAACTTAACTCATGTTGTCATATAGCAATCAATTCTCTCACTCTCAGTTCATTTTCTGGATTTCGTTTTTGTTTTAGAACACATGGCTGACAGACTGATAGTCATATATACCGTTAATGACGTTGACACCTTGCACATCTCAGCTCACCGGTAAACATTGACAAGAACACTTCTAATTTATCTAATTTAGGATGCTTACTTAATTGGCATCATGTCCATAAGTGCTGAGCATACTTCTGACGTCCGACGTGCTGCCTCATTTCAGAAATATATGACGTTTTTAAAACTTGCTGACAAACTGTGTTGATATATAAAACAGCTATTTAGATTGTCAGCTGAAAATGGTAGCACTAGATTTATCATGGAAGAAATTTCATTGATCATAGTATAGAATTTAAATTATCTTCACTGATGTATCCATATAAGAAGTAACTTTTAAAGACTGCATGTTGGATACCGTACTGATGTCCAAAATGTCATAAATTCATGAATATAGGGAATAGCTGTTTGCAATAACCGGCAAGAATAATGCAATGCTAGCTATCCTTAGAAGCTTCCATTCCTAAGTGATAAgctttcttatgccaatttttactTAATCATGTCCCAGTTAAGTTGTTACAGAATGATTAGTTTTATGTTAGCACATACGTTATTTGTGATACAGTGACAAAAAGAAACAATTTATGAGCATTTCTGTACAATAGAAGGGTACTCACTGTTATATGTTGAGAGAGCTTGGTGTGTGATGCTTATGAGTCCTTTCTTGTGCAGATTAACTTTTGAAATTGCATTGAAACTTCGAGGAGGGCCATCTTTGGTTTTTGCTCATTCCATGGGAAACAATGTATTCCGGTACTTTTTGGAATGGTTGAAACTGGAAATTGCCCCAAAGCACTATATCCAATGGCTCGACAAACATATACATGCATACTTTGCAGTTGGTATGTTAACCAGAAATCTTAATTCATTGCCATAACTGTTTCTTTTCTTCACGCtttctgttttctctttctttcaggtGCCCCTCTTCTCGGATCTACTGAATCAGTCAGAGCCACTCTCTCTGGGACAACGTCTGGACTTCCAATCACTGAGGTTAGTTTTCTCTATGTATTTTATTCTATTGCCATAACTTGCCCTCTTTCAGTTACCGGTGGTTGCTGTTATATGTTTTGGGTTTCTACTTCATCCATTGGATTTACAAAGGCATGTGCGTTGTAAGATGTAAATTTTCTCTTACCAACAATTACTCCAAAAACAGACTTAGTGACACAACAATATTAACATTAGATATGTATTGAAAACACTTCCATGTGACCATGATATTGAAGTCATTAACAATATATTGTAAGAGAAATTAATGGTCAAACTTCAACTTTGGAGATCACAGTCAAGTCAAACAGTGCTTTTGAATTATGTTTTCAAGCACTTAATATATATGTTGCCTTGTCCTTCTGGTCTATCTTTTGATTTGTAGGCTTCAAAATATGGTCCTAGATATTCACTGGTGGCCTGATAGTATGTGCTGTGATTTTGTGAAGCATATATTTTATTGTGTTTTAAATTGTATAATTAAGAAGTCCAGTTGTGTCCAGAATCTATACTTGTCAGCATTGTGAACTATTGTGCATAGCTTGCCAAAAAATTCA
This window contains:
- the LOC123128336 gene encoding uncharacterized protein, which gives rise to MATTLKGMWGQVMGKKGEAMRELEVSIRAKGNVTQTEDALLRACMLFSNLSYTATSAVVSLVGAFASGQVHKIVGGQPMPRLFRLGFSAGVGLTAGKMIYYESLHATSLYILGREEEPFERLKMELANIILTKHSDEKLSVEAVKKHFFAENLYTDQYQDRLLFRWRQRYSYVDSTYLERMKEIEANNSVDKDKTMSVQTTGSFGNLMEDPLACILGSPDSDMENDKPPERTATILRKRDLRARRRSQRHHRRHAAL